DNA from Pichia kudriavzevii chromosome 5, complete sequence:
AGTGACGGGAACGTGTTCGTGGCCAGTATGATGTCATTGTTCAACGGAACAATCCTAGATTCCGACACAGGCGGCTACAATGGAGATGGCGGCGATGGTGGGAACCAACCACCAATTTTTGATCCAAGGCGTCAAACACAGACCCTCTTTAAAGTCCAGCTCTATGTCTGTACCACGCTTGGCctgtttttatttctgaCGTTTTGCCTGTTGAGATACAAGTTCCCCCTATTCTTCAGTATCCGAAGTtacagaaacaaaaagataaaaaaactACCGAATAATATGTTCAGTTGGAtcaagattttgatatcaatCAATAATGAGCAACTACTCGAGGTCATTGGACTTGAATCTtatgttttcctttgcttTTTCAGAATGAGTATAAAGATACTAATGTCATTAAGTATATTGGGCCTTTGTATCCTCAGCCCAATAAGATACTGGATGCTTGGCACCTTTGATCGTGATGATACGTCCTTAGGTTTTATTTCAAACTACCTCGCCAGGGGGAACGATccagatgatgaaaatgccGAACCTGTTGCTTATCTTGTGATTTGTACCATATTCACGTACATATTCACAGGGATAATCTTTTGGTTTCTATTTAAGGAGACAAATCACATCATCAAAGTGAGGCAACGCTTCTTAGGGTCTCAGAGGTCTTTGACCGATAGAAcaatttttatcaaaaatatcccCAAGGAAATGTGTAACGAGGAAGACCTCAAATCTCATATCGAAGAGTTGAAAGTTGGAAAGATCGACCAGATCAGGTTTGTGTACGATTACTCTCCCTTGATTGAACTGTACAACGTTCGTGATGGATTGATCAGACAACTAGAGATCAAATATTCTCAACTTTGTGGTTTGGATattcaaatgtttgattCAGTAAACGTTCAAAACGTTCATTTGAAGGTCGTCAAATCTGAAAATCCACCAAGTAAGGACAAGATTGTATACAATCCTTACATGAAGGAAAGTTGCATAAATGACGACGACAACAGTGATGCAGAATACTATATCTTAAATATAGATGATGAGAAgtatgaaaagaaaaagcgTTCATGCGTTaaggttgaaaaatcagATAAGGAAATAATCGATGAATCATTGCGAAGATTAATCAAAAttaatgatgatattaaTGAATGCCGGGCAAGCAATCAGTTCAAAAGGTTGCCCCTAGCCTTTGTTACAATGGATTCAGTTACTGATGCACAAATGGCTGCACAAGCAgtattttctccaaaagtttttgaacTAATCACAGAACTAGCGCCCGCTCCAATGGATATCAATTGGGGGAACTTACTAATGAGTAATAGAACATTgttttttagaaaaaatataattgaATTCATAATTATATTATTTAGCATATTGTTGATTATTCCAATCAGGTACATTACATCCTTGTTGAATATCAATGCAATTAGGAAGATGTGGAAAGAATTTGGAGATTACCTATTGAAGCATGAATTTATGCGCACTATTGTCACTGGTTTGCTACCAACATACCTATTCACCATAATTAATGTTATTTTACCATATGTCATTTCTTCGCTATCAAGTTTACAGGGATTGAGGTCTAAAGGCGATGTTGAGCTTTCAGtcatcaagaaaaacttcctgtatatctttttcaacctttttTTAGTGTTTACTTTATTCGGTACATTGTCAAGCTACAAAGCGTTATTAACCGATACGACAAAGATTGCACCTTTGCTAGCAACATCTATTAAATCCCTTTCTTTATTTTAcattgatttgatcattCTTCAAGGACTAACTATGTTCCCATTCAAGCTTTTACAAATCGGTGATCTGAGTATGATATTCTGGAATTTCATAGTGAATAATAGCAAAAAGACCCCAAGGATGTTTAGAGACCTCATATACAACCCTCCGATATTTGACCTTGGACTGATACTACCTCAGCATCTCGTTATTTTCATAATTACCATTTTgtattcatcaatttcaacaaaaattcTGGTCTCTGGCATGgtgtattttattttggGTTTTTACACATACAAATATCAACTTGTTTACTCCTTGGTTCATCCATATCACAGTACCGGGAAAGCATGGCCaataatattcaaaaggGTTTGTTTGggtgtttttttcttacaTTTACAGATGTTTGGATCAGTCGCATTGGAACAATCCTTCATACTTGCAGGTTTTATGCTACCTCTTTTCCCAGTTACTATTATTGCATTGATGGTCTTTAACAAAGACTATCAACCTCTACTTGATTACATTGCTCTTGATGCcatcaaaaccaaaggTAGAAGCGTCGATCAAGAACCAGAAGATGATGGATTGGATACGTTACTATTAAACACGGGAATATCTGGCTCTGCGGTAACTCAGAATAAGTTTATTCAGAGGAAAACTAGTGCCGTgagtttatttttggacGGCGATGACAACTGTGACGCAGTTGTCGTTAATAAATCATCAGGGTCTGATACAAGCAATGTTGAGTGTGAATGTCTAACAGATGCCGATAACGCAGTCGACGATGAAATCCATACAAGTGGGGTGAACAATAATTATCACGATGCCAATTTGTCAGCATCACCATCCAGTTCTACAGTATCACCTCCAAATTTTACACCTCTAACTTCAAACTTGGCTTCCTTAAATAACAATATTCCGCTACGTCGTAAGTGCAGCACAATAGAAGAAGAACGAGAAGCCACCCAGTGTTATATTCATCCTTGTCTTTTGGATGAAAATTATGGACTTATGGTTGGCTTTTGCAACGATGATATTGATTATTTGAACTTTAGGATCACAAGTAGTAGTGAGGGGTTTGCTCTCGAAAGTCAGATGGACGGTCAACAAGTCGATTTAAGAGTATCCTCAGAATGCcatgaagatgaagatctGGAAGTGGCAAGAGGTATCGTAAGCGGGTATGTTACGAGGAAGAATGTCTCTGAGGAGGTTTGGTAGTTTCACATATAAGGGATTTGTTAGAAAATTATCTACTAGCTTTTTATTATAATTACACAAGGATTATAGTAGAACTACACCAACACCGCTGGTGTCTTTTGCAAAATCGTAATCCTTATCTAGACCACCAAAAATTGGCTTAACCTtataattgaaaagataGTAGTTTAAGAAGCCATCCCCAGCCCCAAATTTAAGATCTTCTAAGAAAAGATTATTATCTTGAGAGGACAGCGCATTGAAGACGTCAATATTAATCTTTTTTGCTTCGATCATTGCGTCGGTGACAAGAGACTTCagctttttctttagtAGCGTCTGTGATACAGGATCTTTTTTGTCTTTGCCAATTCCTTCTCCACTTGCATAATAGTAGAGATATGCAATACCGATTTCTTTGTGAAGAGGATTTTGTAAAACCGTGAAGGGTAAAACgtaaaaagaaataaaatcGGTAATTTTGCCAGAACCAGCATCCTCAACAACATATGCGTGAACCACTTTGCCGTCTTGCTGAGCACCGCCATATATCCAATGCTTGATATCATCTTTGTCCATGATTTGTGAAATGTCAAACCTTTCTCTATATGATTCATACAATTCGAAGACACTGTCAATATCCCCCTCCTCCATTTTCCTCCATCCCTTAGATTTAGTTTCACTTCCGAGACTTAGTTTAGCAACCATACTAGCCTTAGTTTCACCAGTTGGTAGGGAACTAAAGCCCACTTCAAAAAGTTTGGCCCAATTCAATGGTCTGTGGCCGTACCTACATGTAGTCACAGGCTTTGGTAAAACCGTACCGGATGTATACAAAGCCTGCCAAATGTTATGTAAGTTGACCCTTCTAGTGACTTCCTTGATCAGCAATGGCGCCAGTCTCTTAGATCTTAACTGCTTATGAACACacaagaagttgatttcaacaGATTTTACAGTATTTTTTCTAACAGTTAAATCACATGGTACACCGCTGATAAAAGCAACTAGTCTCCCTGTTTCTTTGACACGGACGCCAACATTCCATTCCTTTACCCATCCTGGTGGTTTTAACGcccaattgaaaaaagacTTAGAGTATGCAAACCTGAATACAGCATCATGATCTTCGACATAATGATCATAAAGCAATTCGTGTAATTGGTCTAAATCCGTCTTAGACTCAAGGTCCAGCGTGACCCACTCAAATGAAGCATGTAGAGGATATGGTTCTTTCCTGACATCGTTGACTGTCTTTGTTGCATCAATAGGACCTTCggtgatttcttcatcagtttCATCGAATCTTGGAACTGGCTgagttttccaaaacttgTATTCATCCATTGATTTTGGAGGTGCAGCCGGGGAtgtttcctcttcaacAGCTAGCTGCTTAAATAAATCTTCAATGGTCTTCTTGGCCTTTTTATCACCGCCTCCTTGCATCATTTTTTCTGTGGTGTTATGCTGATTCTATTTattggaaaacaaaagattcaTTCACCATTTCGAATTTCAGGACAATCTTTAGTTTGTGCCAAGGTACTGtgcgagaaaaaaaaaaatagctCTCATGAAAAATCGTTTTCTTGCTTTTGCAGTGGCAACTCCGAGAAGCTGATGTCCTTTTTGTTCTGAATATTAGACTTTCTCGTTTGGTCATGCTTATTTCTGAAGACGACCTTTCAGTGGCATCTAAATACACTATAGTATTTGACGTCTTTTCTGTTTCAGAAATTTTTGAGTCAAATACAAAAGCCGCCGAATTATACGCCAGAACATTAGTTCATAAGGGAATTATCAAACCAACCACCGTTCATAGAGAAAGTAGTTGGATTTCCCAATTATACAACTCAGGAGACATATTTACCAAACGTAATCCTTGTCCAGTTTACAAAGACATCGAGTTTTCCCAGTGGACAGAGagaattttgaattttaaTTATTCTATACTAAAGCACACGCTCAAATTCCCAGATTATAGGTTTTCCGCAATTGAGCTTACAccaattgattttggaGATCAAGCAATGtcattttccaaatctttaaCAAAAGAGAGGTTAAACGGTGAAATCATAGGAGCAGGTGTTGTTAGGCTTTATAAGGATTCAGACACACATCTAAATACAACAAAGATAATTAAAGGAGATTACACACACATACCAGGGGATGAGACCACTGTTGCCATTCTTGCCATCcctttttattttagtGTAAGCGATCTTTTGATAGGTGTATTGGATGAGAAAGATGTCAAGCAAATTTCTCACTTGAGATTGGTCAAATCTTCCACACCCAATAAGTTCATGCTGCTTATCAAATTTCGATCTAAAGAATATGTTAAGCCATTCATACGAAAgtatcaaggaaaaaaatttaacTCCTTTGAGCCAGAGACCTGCTCTGTACTTCAAATTAAAGAAATACTGATAAGACCGAAAAATGAGGAGGAGttaaaaaatgtaaaatcTTCATTACCTTATCTTCTGGAAGATCCGTTCACGAATGTGAAGAGCAGCAGCAAACCAGCTGGAAAGTCTATCCAAAAATATACGGAACTGGCTACCTGTCCTGTTTGTTTAGATAGATTGGATAGCGATGTAAGCGGATTACTAACCATTCCTTGTCAACATACCTTCCATTCAGATTGCCTATCTAAATGGTCTGATGATTCTTGTCCGGTCTGCAGGAACGCAttaaaaccaaacaaaaataaaagattGGGTACAAGCCTTCTGAACGAGTCAACATTGGTAGGTTTTGATAGCACTGAGAAATGCATGGATTGTGGCAACACTAAAAGTATATGGATTTGTTTGATCTGTGGTAACGTTGGCTGTGGTAGGTATGAACAAAAACATGCAATTAAACACTGGGAGGAGACGGGGCATTGTTTTTCCATGGAGTCTAATACCCAAAGAGTCTGGGATTATGCAGAGGACGGGTATGTCCATAGACTAGTTCAAAATGAAGCTGATGGAAAAATAGTAGAACTACCCTTACATGACGAAAGCAAAAAGTCAAACGAAGAGAAAATAGACAAGATaggttttgaatattcCAAATTACTGATAACTCAACTTGAAAGCCAACGTGAATATTATGAGAATCAATTATCTGAATTCAAAAGCTCTTTGGTGTACGAAAAATCACAAGTAAAcaaattggagaagatgaTGGAGGAACTAAAAGTAACTGTCAGTGAATCGGTTAATGAGATGAGTATTCTACGAGAAGAACAAAGAcgaaaaaatgaagaaaaagctTCACTTAAGGAACAGAATAACAACCtattgaagttgaacaaaGCTATGGttcaaaaattgaaaatgtatgaaacaaacacagagcttttgaagaaggagaacGAAGAGCTCCACGAGCAGGTTTCTGATTTGatgttttttcttgaaagtCGAGAAAAACTTAAAGATTCCAGTGACGATGTTAAAGAAGGTAAACTTTTTATGGTTccaaaaaattcaaaatagCTTGCACTTGTTCTGGTAATACGATGTAAAATATAGTATAATATTATATATCAAAGGCAACTTTTTCTAGTAAACGAGAAATCAGTAAAATAAACTGATTTTTGATAATCTCCCTTATCATCCggtttttttatttcaataatagaTGAAGTACTATTTGATCTACTTTCCTCAATGTTGTCGTAGATAAATTTAGGAATTGGCGAGTTGGGTGGCGTGATATCTAAAGATGTGAATTCatcctcaaaattttcTGCTGCTTCTGGGTTACTAATGACTGGAATGATTGGCGGTGGCTGCTGTGCatcattttgttcttcaatatgCTTCCAGTTAATGtatctgaaaaattggtGGTTCTTTACTTTATTAAAAACTTGTTCATCATCGAGATTGATTCTTTTCTCCACATTCTTATTCAAACATTTAGAGAGAAAGTCTTTAGAGATTTGTGAAAGATAGAAAGGATatgcaattttttttgtaagGATTTTGTCCATAATCCTCTTGTTGTTATTTCCTGTAAAGGGAGGCTGACCGGTCAACAGGTCAAACATCACCGCACCTAATGACCACCAATCACAACGTGAATCGTAGTTCTCTCCTTTAATTACTTCTGGTGCGATATATTGCGCTGTACCATCCATCGAGTTTGCCTGCATCGCAACTTTACTTAATCCAAAATCTGTGAGTACCAAGTGACCGTGCCTATTTAGTAAACAATTCTCTGGTTTCAAATCCCTATAAATCACACCTGCATTTATATGTAAGTGCCTCAAAGCTAGTATCATTTCGGCAACATAGAAGCATGCAATCTTTTCACTCATTATTCGTTCGTTGGATAGGTGGAAAAACAACTCACCACCTTCAAGGTATTCTAAAAATAGATAAACCTTATCAAAATCCTGAAGTGCATAATATAGTTTTACTATATTGGGATGTGATACTTTCTCTAGGATTGTCCGCTCCGTAAGCGTGCGTTCGTAGTTTTTGGTATTGACAATCATCGTTGCtttcttcaactgtttTTGTGCATAGAGTCTTCCAGTAGTTTTGTGCTTAACAAGAATCACTTTTCCAAAGGATCCTTTACCAAGAACTTTGATTGGTTGAAAATCAGTAACTACTAGTCTCCTAGAATGCACAACTGGGACTTCACTTGAAACATTGTTTCTACTTTGCTCATTGGTGGGAATCGACGAGTTTTGTCTGCTTTCTTCAAGTTCCGCTTCATAGAAATCCTCAAAGGGAACCTCATACGAATCACCAACCCTATTATCTAGATTACCAACAGATATAACACTGTTCGATCTATATTTCTTAAAATGCTCGATTTTTCTGTCTGCGGTTTTTTCACAAGtattatcatcaataatcGAAACCGAAAGCTCACTTTCATCACCTATGTTTAATCGTTCATCAAGTTTGTTTGATAGTTGTTCTTCGTCtaattcaaaaatgtcaCTCATGGCTATGCGTCTGTCTTGCCTTTTGGGAGTTAAGTAGTTGCGTAATCTCTAAACCTAACATTATTGGGAACAATAGTGTTTCGATTTAGCATTAATTATGGTGAAAAACATGTGCATTACACTgaaatttcatttcttAAATAGGGCTATATATTAgatctttcttcttttagtCCAACCAAGTTTTCGGGCCTAATAGAGAGTTCATGCTCAACTTCAAGTAAGCATTAAAATGGTCGCCTGTTTAAGTTTGACCATCAGAGTACGTTCTTTGCCCTGTTGTATACGGAACCAGAAAATAGCCCAAAATCCATGGTAAAATCACGtgacattttttttttgtgtcctattattttttatcagTCAACATGAACTTGACCACATTAAAGACTTTGTCAACACATACCTTGTAACGAAACAGTAGTCAAAAGGAACGAGTAGATGGGTACaagtaaaaagaaactaaacaaaaatggCTCTCCTAAGGCTGTAGCTGGGATCAATACTACTAGGTATTCAAAAGGAAGCGGTTCTGAGGAAGTGTCACCATTATCTGTTGCAAAATCTGTCAGCAACTCCAAATGGAAAGACCCCAAAACTTGGCCTCCAAGTTTGCATGATTTTATTGCTAGGTCCTTTAAAGAGGCAAGTACCAAAAACTTTAACTCTACTAATACTGCAAAATTTAAAAGCCAGCTCAAAAGTCTCATCAATATGGCCATAGAATCAGATCGTATAATGAGAAATGATTGGGATAAGCAGGAGGTGCCGCTGCTTATAGGCTCTAAAAGCGAAGGGCTTTCATTATATTGTGACAATGCCGAAATTGCTCAAAAAGGTCGAGCAGGGCCTGAACAAAACATATCCACAACTAATGGCGCCAAAAGAAAGAACATATTTGGCGAAGATGAATCGGATTCAGAAGATGTCACTCTTGGTGAGAAGGAACCAAAAGCCATGACTTCTTCGAAATCCATTTCTTTAGGAGacagtttgaaaaaacttaaaaagCAGAAGAAAGAGCCTGCAACATTGCCTGCTTCCTTGCCATCGattccttcaacttcaaaccAGATGACGAACCAACAACTAAAAGACCTAAGAAGTAAAAGGTTTGAACGTGAGTTATCGATACCAGTGAATCATAATTATAAAGATGATGTTGTATCAACAAAACCTATAGTTGGGAGAAATAAtaatttggagaaaaaataCTTGAGATTGACATCACAGCCTAATCCAGATACAGTTAGAcctttgaaagttttgaagaaaactttGCAGTTACTCTTTGACAAGTATTTTGATGGTGCAAGTTATAGCTATTTATGTGATCAGTGTAAATCAATGCGTCAAGATTTGACTGTCCAAAATATAAGACATGACTTTACAATTATGGCATATGAATTTCACTCTAAGATTGCCATCGAAAATGGTGACTGGGGAGAGTTCAATCAATGCCAGTCGCAGCTAAAGGAACTATACGCCCAAGCAGACTTGACGAAACCACATTACTTCGAATTTCTTGGGTATCGTGTGCTGTACTATATTTTGACAGGAAATAACACTGAAGTTTATGAGCTTGAGCTTGACATAGAGACAAAGGGACTTAGACAAAACAACGACGACTTTTTTAGCTGCGCTTTAGAGTTGTTTAGACATATTTCATCTTCGAATTATTATCTGTTGTCCCAGACTGTCTGTAAAATATACAACagaaataaagaagaaagaagacAAATGATCAAAACCAATGACAAAGGAAGGCTTCTGATCACGCACAAAGATGCATTGTTGCTTAAACATAACAAGTCTTACTTTTTTACTAAATTTGTCGAAAGTATaatgaagagagaaaatgTCAGAAGTTTGTCAACATTATGTGCGGGATATAGGCAGTTGCCGGtggaatttttgaagaGGTTATTGtgttttgaagatgatacTGCATGGGAAGGGTTTGTTGAAGCAAATAGATTGGGAGCTTTCTTGAACGATAACAAAACTTTATTCAATTGCCATCAGGCAAAATATGTAGTGGAAGAACTtaaaaatcaaatgttCAAGAAAATTGATATCAAGGGACAGATATAAAAGTACATCAAGTGTATAAATGCAACTCAAAAAACAGCATGGCGATAACTgctaaacaaaaatatataaaaaaaaatcaggtTATAGTTTCTCCAACTCATTGGAGAAATACATAATCTGAGTCAAGAACTTACCTTTGTACCTTGTAATGCAAGAACTTGTAATATAACCATCTTTATTCAAATTACATGTAATCAAGTGATTCAACATAACATGATGAGGGACTAGGTTTTTTTCAATCAGGTCTATTTTATCAGCATGTTTTAGTTTTACCCCGTTTTTGCTTCCATTGCTATTCTCCCTCAGTAGTTTTATTCGGTTTGTCATTCCGTTGCTCTTGGTAGACCTAGTTCCCATATTCGACGAGTTTGAGGAGTTTGAGCTTGAAGCTCTTTTAAGCGCTGGACGCGTCGATTTCATTGCACTGTATTTGTCCATTAAGTTGAGGTCATTTATTCGGTATCGATATATCGTATTAACATACGGAACATTAGAttcttgatattgataGGGAAACgttttataatttttacTACTTGAGTCATTGAGTAAGTTGGAATTTAAGTATACTGGGAGGATCGGCGGAGTGCTAAATTTCAAGTCATTCAAGAAGTCAAAGTGATTCATCTGCTCAAATTCCTCATCCGAATAATCTAGGGGGGATTTATAAGGATACTTAAGTTTCGACGGATCATAGAAATATGGTATTTCGGTTGTATACTCTGCTCTGGGCTTCTGTAAAAACGGCGATTGGCTTCTATTAATATCATTACCCAAACTCTGATAATGCGGGTCTGGTGTTTCATTCCTAGAGGGAGTTAAACAGTCACCGCATTCACACTCGCCGCCcttctcttcctcttcttcctctccTATCATATCTTCGTCGGAATATTCCACCTCAAAGTCGTCTAAGGATTCATCCAATGGTAATTCGTTGTATGTATGCTCGTCATTGAGACCATCCGAGAAAAAAGTCACTGAGGTGTTCCGAACGTGTGGGTATACATAATGATTAGATTGGACTGTATCATCATCCGGCGAAAATGCTGATCCTATTGACTCGTGATGCTCAGTAGAAAAATAGTCATTGGATGAATGTGGCTTCATAATCTTTGGTCTCTTTGTAAAATCAGGCATTTCAGGCATGACCCCCACTTCGTGCATACGAGTATCTTTGCCATTTAATGAGCCCAAGCTCGTTATAGAAGTACACGTATGAATAACATTGTTGTATCTGTCCTTGGTTCGAGGCATGTTTCCTTTtaaaatatcttcaactttttcGCCCATCCTTGACAGCCTACTTGGTCGGTTTCAGTTCAAACTTTTTATATTGGTGATGGAGTGGTGCAATAGCCAGTTAGTCCGTGTACCTACTAGTTGATGTTAAGGCCGTGCTTACCGACCCTTTCCTCCCCACATCTTAATTGACACTAAAATATTTTGGGCCTTCTCGAAAATGCATTGTGCGAAACAATGAATTTGGAACTTCGTCATTGCCACTGCCAAATACGGTAATTAATGTTTTCCAGACATGATGATGGAGTTCATAATGTGCAACGACCGTTGACAACGATGAAATTGTTTGCACTGTTTCcaaatataaaattatGAATTTGCCCTCAATGTTACTTCAGGTATGGCCTACGCTGTGAAGAAAATAGCCACTATGGTTTCgtcgaaaaaaaaagtcattGCTTGCATCCCAGAAGCATAGGAAAACATGGTTCTTCATAAATTGATCACTATTGTCTTGTACTTGTTAATAGTTAAAGCCTCCTATCTAAGCTTgccaatttcaaaaaagtcGTATAGCACAGAAGAGGGTATTATTTCTAAGCAAAGACCCCATCGTCTaatcaaaaatagaaaGGCCGTCCTGAAAAGGAATGTTTTTGGTGAACTAGAAACTACCATTAGGTTTGATCAAACATTTGTTGAGGTTCATCTGAGATTTGGCTCCAATAGAGATCCAGTAACTCTTCTTCTAGACACGGCATCTTCAGATTTGGTGGTAAACTCTAGTGATAATGAATTTTGTATTAGTGATGGACCTGATCCAGAAAGTAGTTTTGATACTTTAGTCAACTCTTTGGCGTTTTATAAACGTGAGGAAGCGGTAAGCTGCCCAATTCCTAACTCAAGAACAAAAATcaggaaaaaatcaacaacaactgTTAgtgaaaacttcaaatataaaacaGAGTCGGTTATTGATCAGCATTCAATGCaacattcttcaaatatagCAGTATCTTCTGCGCCTCCATAcccaaaaatcaaaaattaCAGTTCCACCCCAGACCCTTCATTTATTCAAAACCATGCCAACTATTTGATGGAAACAACGAATTGTCCACATTTTGGAATGTACGATCCTTACAATTCAACTTCATTCTATAATTTGACAACTCCTTtaaatattcaatatttgGACGGTAGTGCATATTCTGGTTTTTATGGTACTGACGATGTTTATTTTGCGGATACCAAAATATCACAGGTCCAATTTGGCTTGAATGTGGAAACCGATAAAGAGTGGGGCACACTTGGTATTGGTTTTGGAAGCAACGAAAATACGGCACAAGATGGTCTAAAGGAATACGACAACTTTCCAAAAAAGCTGAAGAGAGAGGCAATCATTAAGAAACAagtattttcaatatatgCACCTTATAACAGTGCTCCCCAGTCCCTTATATTTGGTGGTTATGATCGAAATGGTTATATCCAGGAGTCAGGTTTAACTCTCGTGCCCATTATTGATTATTCTCCAAGGGATAAAAAAGGGAGTGGACCCTTTTATCTTTCCATAACTATAAACTCCATAAGTTTTTCTTACGGTaatttgaaacaaaaggaagagGTTGCAAAGGGAAATGCGGTCACTATACTTGATACGGGTTCTACAAGCTCAATATTCCCTGATTACATAATTGCACAACTAGTTATCAAATACAGCTTCCAATGGTCATCACAGTTGAACTGCTATGTTatccaagaaaaagaaattccGAAAGATGATTTTTATGTcacttttgatttccaaaacGCTTTGATTAAAGTTCCACTTATTGATTTTACATATCCTGTAATAGATGGTGATACATTATCACCTACGGGAATGCGATCGCTACAAGTTACTAGTTCTGATAGTGACCTGTTGGTCCTTGGTGATGATAT
Protein-coding regions in this window:
- a CDS encoding uncharacterized protein (PKUD0E02560; Pfam Domains: Asp(1.7e-15)), coding for MVLHKLITIVLYLLIVKASYLSLPISKKSYSTEEGIISKQRPHRLIKNRKAVLKRNVFGELETTIRFDQTFVEVHLRFGSNRDPVTLLLDTASSDLVVNSSDNEFCISDGPDPESSFDTLVNSLAFYKREEAVSCPIPNSRTKIRKKSTTTVSENFKYKTESVIDQHSMQHSSNIAVSSAPPYPKIKNYSSTPDPSFIQNHANYLMETTNCPHFGMYDPYNSTSFYNLTTPLNIQYLDGSAYSGFYGTDDVYFADTKISQVQFGLNVETDKEWGTLGIGFGSNENTAQDGLKEYDNFPKKLKREAIIKKQVFSIYAPYNSAPQSLIFGGYDRNGYIQESGLTLVPIIDYSPRDKKGSGPFYLSITINSISFSYGNLKQKEEVAKGNAVTILDTGSTSSIFPDYIIAQLVIKYSFQWSSQLNCYVIQEKEIPKDDFYVTFDFQNALIKVPLIDFTYPVIDGDTLSPTGMRSLQVTSSDSDLLVLGDDILQNVFFIVDMEDLNIALGQINPDKTSENIVVVRDKIVDAIKSNEWDNVWGYNGCRKLELINISGSRTPEEYHSDKNISLYFPGLTGNGFSW
- a CDS encoding uncharacterized protein (PKUD0E02530; Pfam Domains: Pkinase(2e-86)|Pkinase_Tyr(1.7e-11)), with amino-acid sequence MSDIFELDEEQLSNKLDERLNIGDESELSVSIIDDNTCEKTADRKIEHFKKYRSNSVISVGNLDNRVGDSYEVPFEDFYEAELEESRQNSSIPTNEQSRNNVSSEVPVVHSRRLVVTDFQPIKVLGKGSFGKVILVKHKTTGRLYAQKQLKKATMIVNTKNYERTLTERTILEKVSHPNIVKLYYALQDFDKVYLFLEYLEGGELFFHLSNERIMSEKIACFYVAEMILALRHLHINAGVIYRDLKPENCLLNRHGHLVLTDFGLSKVAMQANSMDGTAQYIAPEVIKGENYDSRCDWWSLGAVMFDLLTGQPPFTGNNNKRIMDKILTKKIAYPFYLSQISKDFLSKCLNKNVEKRINLDDEQVFNKVKNHQFFRYINWKHIEEQNDAQQPPPIIPVISNPEAAENFEDEFTSLDITPPNSPIPKFIYDNIEESRSNSTSSIIEIKKPDDKGDYQKSVYFTDFSFTRKSCL
- a CDS encoding uncharacterized protein (PKUD0E02550; similar to Saccharomyces cerevisiae YDR422C (SIP1); ancestral locus Anc_5.527): MGEKVEDILKGNMPRTKDRYNNVIHTCTSITSLGSLNGKDTRMHEVGVMPEMPDFTKRPKIMKPHSSNDYFSTEHHESIGSAFSPDDDTVQSNHYVYPHVRNTSVTFFSDGLNDEHTYNELPLDESLDDFEVEYSDEDMIGEEEEEEKGGECECGDCLTPSRNETPDPHYQSLGNDINRSQSPFLQKPRAEYTTEIPYFYDPSKLKYPYKSPLDYSDEEFEQMNHFDFLNDLKFSTPPILPVYLNSNLLNDSSSKNYKTFPYQYQESNVPYVNTIYRYRINDLNLMDKYSAMKSTRPALKRASSSNSSNSSNMGTRSTKSNGMTNRIKLLRENSNGSKNGVKLKHADKIDLIEKNLVPHHVMLNHLITCNLNKDGYITSSCITRYKGKFLTQIMYFSNELEKL
- a CDS encoding uncharacterized protein (PKUD0E02540; similar to Saccharomyces cerevisiae YPR045C (THP3); ancestral locus Anc_7.471) — its product is MGTSKKKLNKNGSPKAVAGINTTRYSKGSGSEEVSPLSVAKSVSNSKWKDPKTWPPSLHDFIARSFKEASTKNFNSTNTAKFKSQLKSLINMAIESDRIMRNDWDKQEVPLLIGSKSEGLSLYCDNAEIAQKGRAGPEQNISTTNGAKRKNIFGEDESDSEDVTLGEKEPKAMTSSKSISLGDSLKKLKKQKKEPATLPASLPSIPSTSNQMTNQQLKDLRSKRFERELSIPVNHNYKDDVVSTKPIVGRNNNLEKKYLRLTSQPNPDTVRPLKVLKKTLQLLFDKYFDGASYSYLCDQCKSMRQDLTVQNIRHDFTIMAYEFHSKIAIENGDWGEFNQCQSQLKELYAQADLTKPHYFEFLGYRVLYYILTGNNTEVYELELDIETKGLRQNNDDFFSCALELFRHISSSNYYLLSQTVCKIYNRNKEERRQMIKTNDKGRLLITHKDALLLKHNKSYFFTKFVESIMKRENVRSLSTLCAGYRQLPVEFLKRLLCFEDDTAWEGFVEANRLGAFLNDNKTLFNCHQAKYVVEELKNQMFKKIDIKGQI